Proteins encoded in a region of the Neodiprion lecontei isolate iyNeoLeco1 chromosome 5, iyNeoLeco1.1, whole genome shotgun sequence genome:
- the LOC107225488 gene encoding uncharacterized protein LOC107225488 isoform X45 codes for MRTCGSYDVNAVEGGGTESSPVQRKPIFIVKLILFLVLCAIIITLCILWVSKSKEASRDNNIVGKQDKLRGRYDGTSQMPVSKFDTQETTTTETPDTSPLTVWGESRQETTTTETPDTSPLTAGGESRQETTTTETPDTSPLTAGGESSQETTTTETPATLPLTAGGESSQETTTTETPDTSPLTAGGESRQETTTTETPDTSPSTAGGESSQETTTTETPATLPLTAGGESSQETTTTETPDTSPLTAGGESRQETTTTETPDTSPLTAGGESRQETTTTETPDTSPSTAGGESSQETTTTETPATLPLTAGGESSQETTTTETPDTSPLTAGGESRQETTTTETPDTSPSTAGGESSQETTTTETPATLPLTAGGESSQETTTTETPDTSPLTAGGESRQETTTTETPDTSPLTAGGESRQETTTTETPDTSPSTAGGESSQETTTTETPATLPLTAGGESSQETTTTETPDTSPLTAGGESRQETTTTETPDTSPSTAGGESRQETTTTDTPDTSPLTAGGESRQETTTTETPDTSPLTVWGESRQETTTTETPDTSPLTAGGESRQETTTTETPDTSPSTAGGESRQETTTTETPDTSPLTNHMQPVTSSEVMSKMAKGTTSRILSYMNHSSDACDDFYEYACGEFEDNQLMTENDLAEQAMQRIFTEAQKRRSDEQSFLDYYESCLNYEKTTNQSERLANVRRAVQEIGRFNYMDNIGKDDTQPKFRDTLQRLLERNSALLFDITPDLAVNEGNCNTEPQTIQFTWKIGPLMSKTDPYTNKRAEECYKQQESVRNEPEVNLTEVYGTYKECKNYFGTFTTSIKNSVKKIFGTDYDRSEQIGVDVEKLIELFLVPEMDEDEIRKAYATKNYNLKGDLSVRRAHKQPPFLDFKKLLPPRANVERKLWHGYLPEDLTRAVKNVALRSYQIDDETWINDALLAIYAHDVYHEFVAPRHDVENYCKRLATNLMKTHASSLYMSSFKSEELKVMNRTVTEMFEKLRKTLESNVSKQKWIGKKSKEAILKKIARLSIVTPAHRTDYHNSNDNEIELTGDFFNDTMALRKMYRTSMYQMLDKRPSEEIWTYFAQPYDASTSSIYELEKIIIPFGAVDWRFLDRSYTTSTQHLGLATLGTLIANEIAHHFDFTGINYLNGWKGRRVAPVFCSNTDDDINYRSDYKNHYQNLRGKMDSIFLPSTSQNIHYSISDLSLNERFSDDAGLRLAYDTMLNLPAEAKIPLPWLSNSESNEIQQFFLAYAQMHCTKKPLTTSFRSLYEDENLPSRLRIAITAANNEALGEAWQCKTGTKVRPEEKTYNFPHLDGIDFGRETEALPPNQ; via the exons atgcGGACCTGTGGGTCGTACGACGTGAATGCTGTGGAAGGAGGTGGGACGGAGTCTTCTCCAGTTCAACGAAAACCTATCTTTATCGTTAAACTGATCTTATTTCTTGTACTTTGTGCCATAATTATCACATTGTGCATATTGTGGGTGTCAAAAAGTAAAGAAGCGTCGAGGGATAATAATATCGTAGGAAAACAG GATAAATTACGTGGACGGTATGATGGAACAAGTCAAATGCCTGTCAGCAAATTTGATACACAGGAGACTACGACTACTGAAACACCGGACACTTCACCTTTAAC GGTATGGGGCGAATCTAGACAGGAGACTACGACTACTGAAACACCGGACACTTCACCTTTGAC GGCAGGCGGCGAATCTAGACAGGAGACTACGACTACTGAAACACCGGACACTTCACCTTTAAC GGCAGGCGGCGAATCTAGTCAGGAGACTACGACTACTGAAACACCGGCCACTTTACCTTTGAC GGCAGGCGGCGAATCTAGTCAGGAGACTACGACTACTGAAACACCGGACACTTCACCTTTAAC GGCAGGCGGCGAATCTAGACAGGAGACTACGACTACTGAAACACCGGACACTTCACCTTCTAC GGCAGGCGGCGAATCTAGTCAGGAGACTACGACTACTGAAACACCGGCCACTTTACCTTTGAC GGCAGGCGGCGAATCTAGTCAGGAGACTACGACTACTGAAACACCGGACACTTCACCTTTAAC GGCAGGCGGCGAATCTAGACAGGAGACTACGACTACTGAAACACCGGACACTTCACCTTTAAC GGCAGGCGGCGAATCTAGACAGGAGACTACGACTACTGAAACACCGGACACTTCACCTTCTAC GGCAGGCGGCGAATCTAGTCAGGAGACTACGACTACTGAAACACCGGCCACTTTACCTTTGAC GGCAGGCGGCGAATCTAGTCAGGAGACTACGACTACTGAAACACCGGACACTTCACCTTTAAC GGCAGGCGGCGAATCTAGACAGGAGACTACGACTACTGAAACACCGGACACTTCACCTTCTAC GGCAGGCGGCGAATCTAGTCAGGAGACTACGACTACTGAAACACCGGCCACTTTACCTTTGAC GGCAGGCGGCGAATCTAGTCAGGAGACTACGACTACTGAAACACCGGACACTTCACCTTTAAC GGCAGGCGGCGAATCTAGACAGGAGACTACGACTACTGAAACACCGGACACTTCACCTTTAAC GGCAGGCGGCGAATCTAGACAGGAGACTACGACTACTGAAACACCGGACACTTCACCTTCTAC GGCAGGCGGCGAATCTAGTCAGGAGACTACGACTACTGAAACACCGGCCACTTTACCTTTGAC GGCAGGCGGCGAATCTAGTCAGGAGACTACGACTACTGAAACACCGGACACTTCACCTTTAAC GGCAGGCGGCGAATCTAGACAGGAGACTACGACTACTGAAACACCGGACACTTCACCTTCTAC GGCAGGCGGCGAATCTAGACAGGAGACTACGACTACTGATACACCGGACACTTCACCCCTAAC GGCAGGCGGCGAATCTAGACAGGAGACTACGACTACTGAAACACCGGACACTTCACCTTTGAC GGTATGGGGCGAATCTAGACAGGAGACTACGACTACTGAAACACCGGACACTTCACCTTTGAC GGCAGGCGGCGAATCTAGACAGGAGACTACGACTACTGAAACACCGGACACTTCACCTTCTAC GGCAGGCGGCGAATCTAGACAGGAGACTACGACTACTGAAACACCGGACACTTCACCTTTGAC aaatcacatgcaacctGTGACGTCATCTGAAGTTATGTCAAAAATGGCCAAAGGCACAACGAGTCGAATTCTTTCCTACATGAACCATTCCTCTGATGCATGTgatgatttttatgaatacGCTTGTGGAGAGTTCGAAGATAACCAGCTGATGACAGAAAATGACCTCGCAGAACAAGCAATGCAACgaattttca CCGAGGCTCAAAAACGCCGAAGTGACGAACAGTCCTTTCTCGACTATTACGAAAGCTGCCTGAATTACGAAAAGACGACCAATCAGTCTGAAAGATTGGCAAACG TTCGACGAGCTGTACAAGAAATCGGACGTTTTAATTACATGGATAACATTGGGAAGGATGATACCCAACCTAAATTCCGCGATACGCTTCAGAGACTTCTCGAACGGAACAG CGCCCTCTTATTCGACATTACTCCAGACCTCGCTGTAAACGAAGGGAATTGTAACACAGAGCCACAAACAATTCAGTTTACCTGGAAAATTGGGCCACTGATGAGCAAAACTGACCCCTACACGAATAAAAGAGCAGAGGAATGCTATAAACAGCAGGAATCGGTGAGAAACGAACCGGAAGTGAATTTGACAGAAGTCTACGGAACTTACAAAGAGTGCAAG AACTACTTCGGCACCTTTACAACGTCCATCAAAAAtagcgtgaaaaaaattttcggaacgGATTATGATCGATCGGAGCAAATCGGGGTTGACGTTGAGAAGCTGATTGAACTTTTCCTTGTGCCG GAGATGGATGAAGATGAAATCCGTAAGGCCTACGCAACCAAGAATTATAACTTGAAGGGTGACCTCTCTGTCAGACGGGCACATAAACAACCGCCATTC CTTGATTTCAAGAAACTACTACCACCTCGAGCAAATGTGGAAAGAAAACTCTGGCATGGTTATCTTCCTGAAGACCTTACTCGAGCTGTAAAGAATGTCGCCTTGCGAAGCTATCAGATTGATGACGAAACGTGGATAAATGATGCTCTCCTCGCAATTTACGCTCACGATGTCTATCACGAG tTTGTTGCTCCGCGCCACGATGTCGAAAATTACTGCAAGCGACTAGCAACTAACCTGATGAAGACGCATGCATCCAGTTTATACATGTCATCATTCAAAAGCGAGGAACTCAAGGTCATGAACAGAACG GTGAccgaaatgtttgaaaaattaaggaaaaCATTGGAGTCGAATGTGTCGAAACAGAAGTGGATTGGGAAGAAGAGCAAAGAGgcaattttgaagaaaatcgcAAGACTCTCAATCGTGACACCCGCCCACCGAACCGATTATCATAACTCAAACGACAATGAG ATCGAACTCACGGGcgattttttcaacgacacAATGGCGCTGCGGAAGATGTACAGAACGTCCATGTACCAGATGCTGGATAAACGGCCAAGCGAAGAAAT ATGGACGTACTTCGCCCAACCGTACGACGCGTCGACTTCATCTATATACGAGctcgagaaaataattataccgtTCGGAGCTGTAGATTGGCGCTTTTTGGACCGTTCCTACACCACCTCAACGCAGCATTTGGGGCTAGCTACTCTTGGAACGCTTATCGCCAATGAAATTGCTCATCATTTTGACTTCACAG GCATAAATTACCTGAACGGTTGGAAAGGTAGGAGGGTGGCGCCTGTTTTCTGCTCTAACACGGATGATGATATAAATTACAGAAGCGACTACAAAAACCATTACCAAAATTTGAGGGGAAAAATGGACTCCATCTTCCTGCCATCGACTTctcaaaatattcattacagc ATATCCGACCTCAGTCTCAATGAGAGATTCTCAGACGACGCCGGCCTGCGACTCGCCTACGATACGATGTTAAACTTACCCGCGGAAGCTAAAATACCATTGCCCTGGCTTTCGAACTCGGAATCCAACGAGATACAACAATTCTTCTTGGCCTATGCTCAG ATGCATTGCACAAAGAAGCCTCTCACAACATCCTTCAGATCGCTCTACGAAGACGAAAACTTGCCAAGCCGACTACGGATTGCGATAACTGCCGCCAATAACGAAGCCCTTGGAGAAGCCTGGCAGTGCAAAACGGGAACCAAAGTCCGCCCTGAGGAAAAAACATATAATTTTCCTCACCTCGACGGTATAGACTTCGGTCGTGAAACCGAAGCACTCCCACCTAATCAATGA
- the LOC107225488 gene encoding uncharacterized protein LOC107225488 isoform X34 → MRTCGSYDVNAVEGGGTESSPVQRKPIFIVKLILFLVLCAIIITLCILWVSKSKEASRDNNIVGKQDKLRGRYDGTSQMPVSKFDTQETTTTETPDTSPLTVWGESRQETTTTETPDTSPLTAGGESRQETTTTETPDTSPLTAGGESSQETTTTETPATLPLTAGGESSQETTTTETPDTSPLTAGGESRQETTTTETPDTSPSTAGGESSQETTTTETPATLPLTAGGESSQETTTTETPDTSPLTAGGESRQETTTTETPDTSPLTAGGESRQETTTTETPDTSPSTAGGESSQETTTTETPATLPLTAGGESSQETTTTETPDTSPLTAGGESRQETTTTETPDTSPSTAGGESSQETTTTETPATLPLTAGGESSQETTTTETPDTSPLTAGGESRQETTTTETPDTSPLTAGGESRQETTTTETPDTSPSTAGGESSQETTTTETPATLPLTAGGESSQETTTTETPDTSPLTAGGESRQETTTTETPDTSPSTAGGESRQETTTTDTPDTSPLTAGGESRQETTTTETPDTSPLTVWGESRQETTTTETPDTSPLTAGGESRQETTTTETPDTSPSTAGGESRQETTTTETPDTSPLTAGGESRQETTTTETPDTSPFTAGGESRQETTTTDTPDTSPLTAGGESRQETTTTETPDTSPLTAGGESRQETTTTDTPDTSPLTAGGESRQETTTTETPDTSSSTAGGESRQETTTTETPDTSPLTNHMQPVTSSEVMSKMAKGTTSRILSYMNHSSDACDDFYEYACGEFEDNQLMTENDLAEQAMQRIFTEAQKRRSDEQSFLDYYESCLNYEKTTNQSERLANVRRAVQEIGRFNYMDNIGKDDTQPKFRDTLQRLLERNSALLFDITPDLAVNEGNCNTEPQTIQFTWKIGPLMSKTDPYTNKRAEECYKQQESVRNEPEVNLTEVYGTYKECKNYFGTFTTSIKNSVKKIFGTDYDRSEQIGVDVEKLIELFLVPEMDEDEIRKAYATKNYNLKGDLSVRRAHKQPPFLDFKKLLPPRANVERKLWHGYLPEDLTRAVKNVALRSYQIDDETWINDALLAIYAHDVYHEFVAPRHDVENYCKRLATNLMKTHASSLYMSSFKSEELKVMNRTVTEMFEKLRKTLESNVSKQKWIGKKSKEAILKKIARLSIVTPAHRTDYHNSNDNEIELTGDFFNDTMALRKMYRTSMYQMLDKRPSEEIWTYFAQPYDASTSSIYELEKIIIPFGAVDWRFLDRSYTTSTQHLGLATLGTLIANEIAHHFDFTGINYLNGWKGRRVAPVFCSNTDDDINYRSDYKNHYQNLRGKMDSIFLPSTSQNIHYSISDLSLNERFSDDAGLRLAYDTMLNLPAEAKIPLPWLSNSESNEIQQFFLAYAQMHCTKKPLTTSFRSLYEDENLPSRLRIAITAANNEALGEAWQCKTGTKVRPEEKTYNFPHLDGIDFGRETEALPPNQ, encoded by the exons atgcGGACCTGTGGGTCGTACGACGTGAATGCTGTGGAAGGAGGTGGGACGGAGTCTTCTCCAGTTCAACGAAAACCTATCTTTATCGTTAAACTGATCTTATTTCTTGTACTTTGTGCCATAATTATCACATTGTGCATATTGTGGGTGTCAAAAAGTAAAGAAGCGTCGAGGGATAATAATATCGTAGGAAAACAG GATAAATTACGTGGACGGTATGATGGAACAAGTCAAATGCCTGTCAGCAAATTTGATACACAGGAGACTACGACTACTGAAACACCGGACACTTCACCTTTAAC GGTATGGGGCGAATCTAGACAGGAGACTACGACTACTGAAACACCGGACACTTCACCTTTGAC GGCAGGCGGCGAATCTAGACAGGAGACTACGACTACTGAAACACCGGACACTTCACCTTTAAC GGCAGGCGGCGAATCTAGTCAGGAGACTACGACTACTGAAACACCGGCCACTTTACCTTTGAC GGCAGGCGGCGAATCTAGTCAGGAGACTACGACTACTGAAACACCGGACACTTCACCTTTAAC GGCAGGCGGCGAATCTAGACAGGAGACTACGACTACTGAAACACCGGACACTTCACCTTCTAC GGCAGGCGGCGAATCTAGTCAGGAGACTACGACTACTGAAACACCGGCCACTTTACCTTTGAC GGCAGGCGGCGAATCTAGTCAGGAGACTACGACTACTGAAACACCGGACACTTCACCTTTAAC GGCAGGCGGCGAATCTAGACAGGAGACTACGACTACTGAAACACCGGACACTTCACCTTTAAC GGCAGGCGGCGAATCTAGACAGGAGACTACGACTACTGAAACACCGGACACTTCACCTTCTAC GGCAGGCGGCGAATCTAGTCAGGAGACTACGACTACTGAAACACCGGCCACTTTACCTTTGAC GGCAGGCGGCGAATCTAGTCAGGAGACTACGACTACTGAAACACCGGACACTTCACCTTTAAC GGCAGGCGGCGAATCTAGACAGGAGACTACGACTACTGAAACACCGGACACTTCACCTTCTAC GGCAGGCGGCGAATCTAGTCAGGAGACTACGACTACTGAAACACCGGCCACTTTACCTTTGAC GGCAGGCGGCGAATCTAGTCAGGAGACTACGACTACTGAAACACCGGACACTTCACCTTTAAC GGCAGGCGGCGAATCTAGACAGGAGACTACGACTACTGAAACACCGGACACTTCACCTTTAAC GGCAGGCGGCGAATCTAGACAGGAGACTACGACTACTGAAACACCGGACACTTCACCTTCTAC GGCAGGCGGCGAATCTAGTCAGGAGACTACGACTACTGAAACACCGGCCACTTTACCTTTGAC GGCAGGCGGCGAATCTAGTCAGGAGACTACGACTACTGAAACACCGGACACTTCACCTTTAAC GGCAGGCGGCGAATCTAGACAGGAGACTACGACTACTGAAACACCGGACACTTCACCTTCTAC GGCAGGCGGCGAATCTAGACAGGAGACTACGACTACTGATACACCGGACACTTCACCCCTAAC GGCAGGCGGCGAATCTAGACAGGAGACTACGACTACTGAAACACCGGACACTTCACCTTTGAC GGTATGGGGCGAATCTAGACAGGAGACTACGACTACTGAAACACCGGACACTTCACCTTTGAC GGCAGGCGGCGAATCTAGACAGGAGACTACGACTACTGAAACACCGGACACTTCACCTTCTAC GGCAGGCGGCGAATCTAGACAGGAGACTACGACTACTGAAACACCGGACACTTCACCTTTGAC GGCAGGCGGCGAATCTAGACAGGAGACTACGACTACTGAAACACCGGACACTTCACCTTTTAC GGCAGGCGGCGAATCTAGACAGGAGACTACGACTACTGATACACCGGACACTTCACCCCTAAC GGCAGGCGGCGAATCTAGACAGGAGACTACGACTACTGAAACACCGGACACTTCACCTTTGAC GGCAGGCGGCGAATCTAGACAGGAGACTACGACTACTGATACACCGGACACTTCACCCCTAAC GGCAGGCGGCGAATCTAGACAGGAGACTACGACTACTGAAACACCGGACACTTCATCTTCTAC GGCAGGCGGCGAATCTAGACAGGAGACTACGACTACTGAAACACCGGACACTTCACCTCTAAC aaatcacatgcaacctGTGACGTCATCTGAAGTTATGTCAAAAATGGCCAAAGGCACAACGAGTCGAATTCTTTCCTACATGAACCATTCCTCTGATGCATGTgatgatttttatgaatacGCTTGTGGAGAGTTCGAAGATAACCAGCTGATGACAGAAAATGACCTCGCAGAACAAGCAATGCAACgaattttca CCGAGGCTCAAAAACGCCGAAGTGACGAACAGTCCTTTCTCGACTATTACGAAAGCTGCCTGAATTACGAAAAGACGACCAATCAGTCTGAAAGATTGGCAAACG TTCGACGAGCTGTACAAGAAATCGGACGTTTTAATTACATGGATAACATTGGGAAGGATGATACCCAACCTAAATTCCGCGATACGCTTCAGAGACTTCTCGAACGGAACAG CGCCCTCTTATTCGACATTACTCCAGACCTCGCTGTAAACGAAGGGAATTGTAACACAGAGCCACAAACAATTCAGTTTACCTGGAAAATTGGGCCACTGATGAGCAAAACTGACCCCTACACGAATAAAAGAGCAGAGGAATGCTATAAACAGCAGGAATCGGTGAGAAACGAACCGGAAGTGAATTTGACAGAAGTCTACGGAACTTACAAAGAGTGCAAG AACTACTTCGGCACCTTTACAACGTCCATCAAAAAtagcgtgaaaaaaattttcggaacgGATTATGATCGATCGGAGCAAATCGGGGTTGACGTTGAGAAGCTGATTGAACTTTTCCTTGTGCCG GAGATGGATGAAGATGAAATCCGTAAGGCCTACGCAACCAAGAATTATAACTTGAAGGGTGACCTCTCTGTCAGACGGGCACATAAACAACCGCCATTC CTTGATTTCAAGAAACTACTACCACCTCGAGCAAATGTGGAAAGAAAACTCTGGCATGGTTATCTTCCTGAAGACCTTACTCGAGCTGTAAAGAATGTCGCCTTGCGAAGCTATCAGATTGATGACGAAACGTGGATAAATGATGCTCTCCTCGCAATTTACGCTCACGATGTCTATCACGAG tTTGTTGCTCCGCGCCACGATGTCGAAAATTACTGCAAGCGACTAGCAACTAACCTGATGAAGACGCATGCATCCAGTTTATACATGTCATCATTCAAAAGCGAGGAACTCAAGGTCATGAACAGAACG GTGAccgaaatgtttgaaaaattaaggaaaaCATTGGAGTCGAATGTGTCGAAACAGAAGTGGATTGGGAAGAAGAGCAAAGAGgcaattttgaagaaaatcgcAAGACTCTCAATCGTGACACCCGCCCACCGAACCGATTATCATAACTCAAACGACAATGAG ATCGAACTCACGGGcgattttttcaacgacacAATGGCGCTGCGGAAGATGTACAGAACGTCCATGTACCAGATGCTGGATAAACGGCCAAGCGAAGAAAT ATGGACGTACTTCGCCCAACCGTACGACGCGTCGACTTCATCTATATACGAGctcgagaaaataattataccgtTCGGAGCTGTAGATTGGCGCTTTTTGGACCGTTCCTACACCACCTCAACGCAGCATTTGGGGCTAGCTACTCTTGGAACGCTTATCGCCAATGAAATTGCTCATCATTTTGACTTCACAG GCATAAATTACCTGAACGGTTGGAAAGGTAGGAGGGTGGCGCCTGTTTTCTGCTCTAACACGGATGATGATATAAATTACAGAAGCGACTACAAAAACCATTACCAAAATTTGAGGGGAAAAATGGACTCCATCTTCCTGCCATCGACTTctcaaaatattcattacagc ATATCCGACCTCAGTCTCAATGAGAGATTCTCAGACGACGCCGGCCTGCGACTCGCCTACGATACGATGTTAAACTTACCCGCGGAAGCTAAAATACCATTGCCCTGGCTTTCGAACTCGGAATCCAACGAGATACAACAATTCTTCTTGGCCTATGCTCAG ATGCATTGCACAAAGAAGCCTCTCACAACATCCTTCAGATCGCTCTACGAAGACGAAAACTTGCCAAGCCGACTACGGATTGCGATAACTGCCGCCAATAACGAAGCCCTTGGAGAAGCCTGGCAGTGCAAAACGGGAACCAAAGTCCGCCCTGAGGAAAAAACATATAATTTTCCTCACCTCGACGGTATAGACTTCGGTCGTGAAACCGAAGCACTCCCACCTAATCAATGA